One Aegilops tauschii subsp. strangulata cultivar AL8/78 chromosome 7, Aet v6.0, whole genome shotgun sequence genomic window carries:
- the LOC109735265 gene encoding ABC transporter F family member 1 yields MVSDASKKKAAQKKAAAAAKRGAKSSAAASSSSASSAADKAANGIAALNLSDRTCTGVLASHPLSRDIHIESLSLTFHGHDLIVDSELELNYGRRYGLLGLNGCGKSTLLTAIGCRELPIPEHMDIHHLTREIEASDMSALQAVICCDEERVKLEKEAEILAAQDDGGGEALDLVYERLEAMDASTAEKRAAEILFGLGFDKQMQAKPTRDFSGGWRMRIALARALFMNPTILLLDEPTNHLDLEACVWLEEKLKNFERILVVISHSQDFLNGVCTNIIHMQNKTLKLYTGNYDQYVQTRSELEENQMKQYKWEQEQIANMKEYIARFGHGSAKLARQAQSKEKTLAKMERGGLAEKVVNDRILVFRFTDVGKLPPPVLQFADVTFGYTPDNLIYKNLDFGVDLDSRVALVGPNGAGKSTLLKLMTGDLSPLDGMVRRHNHLRIAQFHQHLTEKLDLDMPALQYMMREYPGNEEEKMRAAIGKFGLSGKAQVMPMKNLSDGQKARVIFAWLAFRQPQMLLLDEPTNHLDIETIDSLAEALKEWDGGLVLVSHDFRLINQVAQEIWVCENQAVTRWEGDIMDFKQHLKKRAGL; encoded by the exons ATGGTGTCCGATGCCAGCAAGAAGAAAGCCGCGCAGAagaaggccgccgccgccgccaagagGGGAGCCAAGTCCAGCGCCGCTGCCTCGTCCTCGTCGGCGTCGTCGGCGGCCGATAAGGCCGCCAATGGCATAGCGGCCCTTAACTTATCCGATCGGACATGTACCGGGGTCCTGGCTTCGCATCCGCTCTCCCGTGATATCCAC ATTGAGTCCCTTTCATTAACATTTCATGGACATGACCTTATTGTGGATTCAGAATTGGAGCTTAACTACGGGAG GCGGTATGGTTTGCTCGGCTTAAATGGTTGTGGGAAATCTACCCTTCTCACCGCAATAGGCTGCAGGGAACTCCCCATTCCTGAACACATGGACATACATCATCTTACGCGTGAGATTGAGGCTTCTGACATGTCTGCGCTGCAAGCTGTTATCTGTTGTGATGAAGAAAGAGTGAAGTTGGAAAAGGAAGCTGAAATTCTGGCTGCACAG GATGATGGTGGCGGTGAAGCTTTGGATCTTGTATATGAGCGGTTAGAAGCAATGGATGCATCAACTGCTGAAAAGCGTGCTGCTGAGATATTGTTTGGTCTAGGTTTTGACAAGCAAATGCAAGCAAAGCCAACACGAGATTTTTCTGGGGGTTGGCGTATGAGGATTGCATTGGCAAGGGCGCTGTTCATGAACCCGACCATCCTTTTGCTTGATGAGCCAACCAACCATCTTG ATCTCGAGGCTTGTGTCTGGCTGGAAGAGAAATTAAAGAATTTTGAGCGTATACTTGTTGTTATCTCGCATTCCCAAGATTTTCTAAATGGAGTGTGCACTAACATCATCCACATGCAGAACAAGACCCTCAAGTTATATACTGGAAATTATGACCAGTATGTTCAAACTCGCTCTGAGCTTGAAGAGAATCAAATGAAGCAGTACAAATGGGAACAGGAACAGATAGCTAATATGAAGGAGTACATTGCCCGATTTGGTCATGGATCTGCGAAGCTTGCTCGTCAGGCTCAGAGCAAAGAGAAGACTCTTGCAAAGATGGAGCGTGGTGGTCTTGCTGAGAAGGTTGTCAATGACAGGATTCTTGTTTTCCGCTTTACAGATGTTGGCAAACTCCCACCACCAGTGCTGCAGTTTGCTGATGTGACATTTGGTTACACTCCGGATAATCTCATCTACAAGAACCTTGACTTCGGTGTTGACCTTGACTCGAGAGTTGCACTGGTCGGTCCCAATGGGGCAGGTAAGAGCACACTTCTGAAGCTCATGACAGGTGACCTATCTCCGTTGGATGGCATGGTCAGACGCCACAACCACCTACGCATTGCACAATTCCATCAACATCTCACTGAGAAGCTGGACCTGGACATGCCGGCCCTGCAGTACATGATGAGGGAGTACCCTGGGAATGAAGAGGAGAAGATGAGAGCTGCGATTGGCAAGTTTGGCCTGTCAGGAAAGGCACAGGTGATGCCAATGAAAAACCTGTCTGATGGGCAGAAGGCCCGTGTCATTTTTGCTTGGCTAGCATTTAGGCAGCCACAGATGCTGTTGCTTGATGAGCCGACAAATCATCTTGACATTGAGACCATTGACTCACTTGCTGAGGCACTGAAGGAATGGGACGGGGGGTTGGTCCTGGTGAGCCATGACTTCAGGCTGATCAATCAGGTTGCTCAAGAGATCTGGGTCTGTGAGAACCAGGCGGTGACTAGGTGGGAAGGCGATATCATGGATTTCAAGCAACACTTGAAGAAAAGGGCTGGTCTCTAG